The proteins below are encoded in one region of Paenibacillus albus:
- a CDS encoding DinB family protein produces the protein MSYEAVLPIWRVVRDRFQKMVESLKEEELHMAMSPESATIAHMIRHNAEVEYMFADWFFGRSAPEDITYMASGKTDSYDPEAFTLGAVIAFSAAADTYFTEAMSVLPSDLWDVEITSKIGPSTPREALGRAIYHTGIHAGQIALIRKHAPLAAAAIKQTIIQ, from the coding sequence ATGAGTTATGAAGCTGTATTGCCGATCTGGCGCGTTGTCCGCGACCGGTTTCAGAAGATGGTAGAAAGCTTGAAGGAAGAAGAGCTTCACATGGCGATGTCGCCGGAATCGGCTACAATCGCGCATATGATCCGGCACAATGCGGAAGTGGAGTATATGTTTGCCGATTGGTTCTTCGGCCGCAGCGCACCCGAAGACATTACATACATGGCAAGCGGCAAGACCGATTCCTATGATCCTGAAGCATTCACGCTCGGAGCGGTGATCGCTTTCTCTGCAGCAGCCGATACCTATTTCACGGAAGCGATGAGCGTGCTTCCGAGCGACCTATGGGATGTCGAGATTACTTCGAAGATCGGACCGTCAACACCGCGCGAAGCGCTTGGACGCGCGATTTATCATACCGGCATTCATGCAGGCCAAATCGCACTCATCCGTAAACATGCACCGCTAGCTGCGGCAGCGATAAAACAGACGATCATTCAATAA
- a CDS encoding S-layer homology domain-containing protein has translation MQFSRIRKALSVTVTSAMLLSLLSTGASSAFAADEGGGEAAAHSIEASVGQGNWDNLYQNAHVAQNSSYQASFWMKGTGTITLDVKTDDWSADVASQTFTATDEWQQYTIPAVGTGSHDYLTFILSDRGNQQDTIYLDDFFFGAAGKENKLLNADFTDGTNNWDGLDGSPVYSLNDVEDHKGAPPAPADGLDENGLVDELSDISKLYEHSASFGIDSSNPNQFGGDDGRLSRGSAAIGEDVFAVYKTDYDVTSISADMYYWDQKPYTDLEVSVSTDGDIYSPIAVDKTDFGGAWRKVNYSSYELPEGVRYVKFTIPGYTESEQDWAWAAQLSRVVLNNSTAGVTADPPTGTLTGATDITLTSKTPDAAIYYFTDADPAAKLYTAPIHIEGYTKLYAHAEHAGKEDSFTNIFTYYTAAEQKVDTYGQLISANFATKVTSDQQLLDDNAADEAYYGSLVAPERDSYGGLPGSKEQYGLEEKGYFNIQKLDGKFVMVDPDGNLYFSVGVDGTGYDGDTFTQVKGREHIYQWLPDKDDPAYSSAYMSGNQDNFSFYVANRIKKSGGQPFNDADFYNESVERLKKWGFTSEGGFSNPPSADQLADPFPQVKFADLPSGDMIGSTGLFDIYKESAAADIAAKLAEEGVAARKDDPLIIGYFFGNELPYQNFRSVFTAADPSAQNATKGALIAELTAKYGDIETFNTAWETTFTSFDDLRGAAMPVTSEAASADLDTFLEHYLDKFYSTITSEFRKVDPNHMMLGDRYLVNTMNNTDIREMISRVAGKYLDVLSYNYYTYDLDMNRIKKMSELANKPLIFTEFHYGEPTQGLTGGVRVLDNEQEKGEAYRNYVEKAAASGVVVGAHWFEYLDQAATGRWFQGYNGESYGIGLLNVADRPYKTMLSSVKETNDHIYDVLLGSKQPYSFDFGPGRTERNSNNQTNIPKASKPMVIDGAKDAAWPTGETLSLGDKDRVLGSQNTDVSADFNLAWDKDNLYIYGHVKDPTPMQNAYEGFDIWNGDAIELFVGPEFLDKPGALRVSDSQVILSGTGGFYWYNNKDPQPPINTVVKADADGKGYAVEAAIPLAGLNIADAAAGRKMKFDIGFDNGEGNNRVAQYLWNGVDGNSSSRDKWGLAQLVNGAGGGSGNSGSGGGAGVPGDGTVVDAANAVITPATPVLDASSGEASVSIPASAFSQLPASSAAVTIQVPQTVGATGYVVNLPAEVLQTAEQTRTISIETAAGKIEIPSDMLKGVDLHGAATVAIVIAAADTSKLGDELKAAIGSRPVVNVSLRANGEELPWRNAAAPVTISIPYSPTPGEAANSEHITVWYIGADGKPEPVVHSAYDSASGTVQFQTIHFSTYAVAYVEKHFNDVERYAWAKNAIETLASKGVIEGVSVNSFAPAANITRADFMLLLAKTLGLSADVNGNFADVLQGSYYYEAVGIAKALGFASGDEHQLFHPQASITRQEMMTLTARALVKLGTLKAGGSTVSLERFSDRADLSAYAAASVSALLDAGLIQGSSGKLNPRANTTRAEAAVFLYNVFHF, from the coding sequence AAGGGGGAGGCGAAGCGGCAGCCCACTCCATTGAGGCATCCGTAGGTCAGGGCAACTGGGACAATTTGTACCAGAACGCACATGTTGCACAGAACAGCAGCTACCAAGCTTCTTTCTGGATGAAAGGAACGGGTACGATCACGCTTGACGTCAAGACGGACGATTGGAGCGCCGATGTGGCGTCGCAGACGTTTACGGCGACAGACGAGTGGCAGCAGTATACCATCCCGGCCGTCGGTACGGGCAGCCACGATTATTTGACATTTATCTTGTCCGACAGAGGCAATCAGCAGGACACGATCTATCTCGACGATTTCTTCTTCGGCGCGGCAGGTAAGGAGAACAAGCTGCTGAATGCGGATTTCACGGATGGCACGAACAACTGGGACGGTCTTGATGGAAGTCCTGTGTACAGCTTGAACGATGTGGAGGATCATAAGGGCGCACCTCCGGCTCCGGCAGATGGGCTTGATGAGAACGGGCTCGTAGATGAGCTGAGCGATATTAGCAAGCTTTACGAGCACAGCGCGAGCTTCGGCATCGACTCGTCGAACCCGAATCAATTCGGTGGCGATGATGGCCGGCTTAGCCGCGGTTCAGCCGCAATCGGGGAGGATGTCTTTGCGGTGTACAAGACGGATTATGACGTCACTTCCATCTCGGCAGATATGTATTATTGGGATCAGAAGCCGTATACGGACCTTGAAGTGTCCGTCTCTACGGACGGAGATATCTATTCACCAATTGCCGTAGATAAAACGGATTTCGGCGGCGCTTGGCGTAAAGTGAATTATAGCAGCTATGAATTGCCGGAAGGAGTGCGCTACGTCAAGTTTACGATTCCTGGCTATACGGAAAGCGAGCAGGACTGGGCCTGGGCGGCTCAGCTCTCAAGAGTCGTGTTGAATAACAGCACGGCCGGGGTGACGGCTGATCCGCCGACCGGCACATTAACCGGGGCTACAGATATTACGCTAACGTCGAAGACTCCTGATGCAGCTATTTATTATTTTACGGATGCAGATCCAGCTGCGAAGCTGTATACGGCGCCGATTCATATCGAAGGGTATACGAAGCTGTATGCACACGCTGAACACGCGGGCAAGGAAGACAGCTTCACGAATATTTTCACGTATTATACGGCCGCTGAACAGAAGGTAGATACGTATGGCCAACTCATCAGCGCGAATTTTGCCACTAAAGTGACGAGCGATCAACAGCTCTTGGACGACAACGCTGCGGACGAAGCTTACTACGGCAGCCTTGTGGCGCCGGAGCGTGACAGCTACGGCGGACTTCCGGGCAGCAAGGAGCAATACGGCCTTGAAGAGAAAGGATACTTCAACATTCAGAAGCTGGACGGGAAGTTCGTCATGGTCGATCCTGACGGCAATCTCTATTTCAGCGTCGGCGTTGACGGCACGGGCTACGACGGGGATACGTTCACGCAGGTCAAGGGGCGCGAGCATATCTACCAGTGGCTGCCGGACAAGGATGATCCGGCTTACTCGAGCGCGTACATGAGCGGGAATCAGGATAATTTCTCCTTCTACGTCGCCAACAGAATCAAGAAATCCGGCGGGCAGCCGTTTAACGACGCCGATTTCTATAACGAAAGCGTGGAGCGGCTGAAGAAATGGGGCTTCACGAGCGAGGGCGGTTTCTCGAATCCGCCATCCGCCGACCAGCTGGCAGATCCGTTCCCGCAAGTGAAGTTCGCAGATCTTCCGTCGGGGGATATGATTGGCAGCACGGGGCTGTTCGATATCTACAAGGAGTCGGCAGCAGCAGACATTGCAGCTAAGCTGGCTGAGGAAGGCGTTGCGGCACGCAAGGATGATCCGCTCATTATCGGATATTTCTTCGGCAACGAGCTGCCTTATCAGAATTTCCGCAGCGTCTTCACGGCTGCTGATCCATCGGCACAGAACGCGACCAAAGGCGCGCTCATCGCGGAGCTGACTGCCAAGTATGGAGACATTGAAACATTCAACACAGCGTGGGAGACGACATTCACGAGCTTCGATGATCTGCGCGGCGCTGCGATGCCGGTCACGTCCGAAGCGGCTTCGGCGGATCTGGACACGTTCCTGGAGCATTATCTCGATAAGTTCTATTCCACCATTACGTCCGAATTCCGCAAGGTCGATCCGAACCATATGATGCTCGGCGACCGATACCTGGTCAATACGATGAATAACACAGACATTCGGGAAATGATCAGCCGCGTGGCCGGCAAATATCTAGACGTTCTCTCGTACAACTACTATACCTATGATCTGGACATGAACCGCATCAAGAAGATGTCTGAGCTTGCGAACAAGCCGCTGATCTTCACGGAATTCCATTACGGCGAACCGACGCAAGGCTTGACCGGCGGTGTACGCGTGCTGGACAACGAGCAGGAGAAAGGCGAAGCGTACCGCAATTATGTAGAGAAAGCCGCGGCCTCCGGCGTCGTTGTCGGTGCGCATTGGTTTGAATACTTGGATCAAGCCGCCACCGGTCGCTGGTTCCAAGGCTACAACGGCGAGAGCTATGGCATCGGCTTGCTGAACGTGGCCGATCGTCCGTATAAGACGATGCTATCGTCGGTCAAGGAGACGAATGATCATATCTATGATGTGCTTCTTGGCAGCAAGCAGCCATACTCGTTCGATTTTGGACCGGGACGGACGGAGCGCAATTCCAACAACCAGACGAACATTCCGAAGGCAAGCAAGCCGATGGTCATTGACGGCGCGAAGGACGCAGCTTGGCCAACTGGCGAGACGCTGTCGCTCGGCGACAAGGATCGCGTGCTCGGCTCGCAGAACACCGATGTCTCGGCGGATTTCAACCTGGCATGGGACAAAGACAATCTCTACATCTACGGGCATGTCAAAGACCCAACGCCGATGCAGAACGCTTACGAGGGCTTCGATATTTGGAACGGCGATGCGATCGAGCTGTTCGTCGGACCAGAATTTCTCGACAAGCCGGGCGCGCTGCGGGTATCGGATTCCCAGGTTATCCTGAGCGGCACGGGCGGCTTCTACTGGTATAACAACAAAGATCCGCAGCCGCCAATCAATACGGTCGTCAAAGCGGATGCTGATGGCAAGGGCTATGCGGTCGAAGCAGCAATTCCGCTAGCAGGCCTTAATATCGCAGATGCGGCTGCCGGGCGGAAGATGAAGTTCGACATCGGCTTCGATAATGGCGAGGGCAATAACCGCGTCGCGCAGTACTTGTGGAACGGTGTGGACGGCAACTCCTCCAGCCGTGACAAGTGGGGCTTGGCGCAGCTCGTGAACGGAGCTGGGGGCGGCAGTGGCAACAGCGGAAGCGGTGGCGGAGCTGGCGTTCCTGGCGACGGCACGGTGGTTGATGCAGCGAATGCTGTCATTACGCCAGCGACGCCTGTACTGGACGCGTCTTCAGGCGAAGCTTCGGTCAGCATTCCAGCATCGGCATTCTCGCAGCTGCCAGCGTCTTCTGCAGCTGTGACCATTCAAGTGCCGCAAACCGTAGGCGCGACCGGATATGTCGTGAACCTGCCTGCGGAAGTGCTTCAGACAGCGGAGCAAACCCGGACAATTAGCATTGAAACGGCTGCAGGCAAGATTGAGATCCCTTCAGATATGCTGAAGGGCGTCGATCTCCATGGCGCAGCAACAGTGGCGATTGTCATTGCTGCAGCGGATACGAGCAAGCTTGGCGACGAGCTGAAAGCCGCAATCGGCAGCAGACCCGTCGTGAACGTCAGCCTGCGGGCGAATGGCGAAGAGCTGCCTTGGCGCAATGCGGCAGCACCGGTTACGATCTCTATTCCATACTCGCCGACTCCTGGGGAAGCAGCCAATAGTGAGCATATCACCGTCTGGTATATCGGCGCGGACGGGAAGCCGGAGCCGGTCGTCCACTCGGCCTACGATTCCGCATCAGGGACGGTCCAGTTCCAGACGATTCATTTCAGCACGTATGCGGTCGCTTACGTCGAGAAGCATTTTAACGACGTGGAGCGTTACGCGTGGGCGAAGAATGCGATTGAGACACTGGCTTCAAAAGGGGTCATCGAAGGCGTGTCCGTGAATTCATTCGCTCCAGCGGCGAATATCACACGCGCGGACTTCATGCTCCTGCTTGCGAAGACACTTGGCCTATCCGCTGACGTGAACGGCAATTTCGCAGACGTGCTGCAAGGCAGCTATTACTACGAGGCTGTCGGCATCGCCAAAGCGCTCGGCTTCGCAAGCGGAGATGAGCATCAGCTGTTCCATCCGCAAGCGTCCATCACGCGCCAAGAAATGATGACGCTCACAGCTCGGGCGCTCGTGAAGCTGGGTACGCTGAAAGCGGGCGGCAGTACGGTATCGCTTGAGCGGTTTTCAGATCGCGCAGATTTGTCCGCTTATGCAGCTGCCAGCGTCTCGGCACTGCTGGATGCCGGCTTGATTCAAGGCTCGAGCGGCAAGCTGAACCCGCGTGCCAATACGACTCGCGCTGAAGCTGCGGTATTCTTGTATAACGTGTTTCACTTCTAG
- a CDS encoding flavodoxin yields MANLLMIYASMTGNTEDMADLIVEGIREAGGTITVQMVMDASATSLADYDGVVLGAYTWGDGELPDEFLSFYSEMDKLQLNGVKAAVFGSCDSSYPEYGAAVDLLIDKLKHIGADVVLNGLKIEFSPSGEEREVCKYFGRQFAAHFVQEGRTH; encoded by the coding sequence GTGGCGAATTTATTGATGATCTATGCCAGCATGACTGGCAATACAGAAGATATGGCAGACCTGATTGTTGAAGGAATTCGGGAGGCCGGCGGAACGATTACGGTGCAGATGGTGATGGATGCTTCTGCGACGTCGCTGGCCGATTACGATGGTGTTGTGCTTGGCGCGTATACATGGGGCGACGGAGAGCTGCCTGATGAGTTTCTCAGCTTCTATTCGGAGATGGATAAGCTTCAGTTGAACGGGGTGAAGGCTGCCGTGTTCGGTTCATGCGACTCCAGTTATCCCGAGTATGGGGCGGCAGTAGATCTGCTTATCGACAAACTAAAGCATATCGGGGCCGACGTCGTGCTGAACGGGCTGAAAATTGAATTCTCGCCAAGCGGAGAAGAGCGAGAGGTATGCAAGTATTTCGGGAGACAGTTCGCGGCACACTTCGTTCAGGAAGGGAGGACGCACTAG
- a CDS encoding ester cyclase — MSAEEVVRQFFELVRSGLEPDAAHRFMAARVLAHQVTSESEVTFERSPSNYADHVREMIEAYGAFQLQIEEFISSENRVYVRWKQTGTHVGEVDGYVPTGMPVIEIASAVYRVEAGRIAEYWIQIDREGIRRQLERNAEAAVNH, encoded by the coding sequence GTGTCAGCAGAAGAAGTCGTTCGGCAATTTTTTGAGCTTGTACGTTCTGGCTTAGAGCCTGATGCCGCGCATCGGTTCATGGCAGCACGCGTATTGGCGCATCAAGTCACATCGGAGAGCGAAGTGACCTTCGAGCGATCGCCCTCCAATTATGCGGACCATGTCAGGGAAATGATTGAAGCATACGGGGCGTTCCAGCTGCAGATTGAAGAGTTCATCTCCTCCGAGAATCGTGTTTATGTGCGGTGGAAACAGACGGGGACACATGTAGGGGAAGTGGACGGCTATGTGCCGACCGGCATGCCGGTCATTGAAATCGCGAGCGCCGTATACCGTGTCGAGGCAGGCAGAATCGCCGAATATTGGATACAGATCGACCGTGAGGGCATTCGCAGACAGCTCGAGCGCAATGCCGAGGCAGCTGTTAATCATTGA
- a CDS encoding siderophore-interacting protein, translating to MGFMENMAKRFSQEAVVLQKRQIAAHTYRISMQLKGEKEFAYTPGEFLRVLVGLDQDAKFMDMIRTYSVWNYDAKSRTIDMAVSTVSAGAGASWAERISPGDAVYYSGPKGKFTVSEDDAISDYYILIGDLSALAHLYEIRRHLPAQKQVHSFVYSDSEKDFFTDLDGSTPLTFSKLPMNPSQELIEQLRPIVQHASGRGMVYVGGDGRLCAELYRYFKKELQWEARQIKTKPFWMPGRKGLE from the coding sequence ATGGGATTTATGGAAAATATGGCCAAGCGGTTCTCCCAGGAGGCCGTAGTCCTGCAGAAGCGGCAAATTGCCGCCCACACCTACCGAATCTCCATGCAGCTGAAGGGAGAGAAAGAATTCGCATACACGCCGGGCGAATTCCTGCGCGTCCTCGTCGGTCTCGATCAAGACGCCAAATTCATGGATATGATTCGGACGTACTCCGTCTGGAACTACGACGCGAAATCGCGGACGATAGATATGGCTGTCAGCACGGTCTCTGCTGGCGCAGGCGCAAGCTGGGCGGAGCGAATAAGCCCCGGAGATGCAGTCTACTACTCCGGACCAAAAGGAAAATTCACCGTAAGCGAGGACGACGCGATTAGCGATTACTATATTCTTATCGGAGATCTATCAGCACTCGCGCATCTCTATGAAATCCGCCGGCATTTGCCTGCGCAGAAGCAGGTACACAGCTTCGTCTATTCGGACAGTGAGAAAGATTTCTTCACGGACCTCGATGGCAGTACGCCGCTCACCTTCAGCAAGCTGCCTATGAATCCAAGCCAAGAGCTCATCGAGCAGCTCCGCCCGATCGTTCAACACGCAAGCGGGCGAGGCATGGTCTACGTCGGCGGCGACGGCCGGTTATGCGCGGAGCTGTACCGTTATTTCAAGAAAGAGCTGCAGTGGGAAGCAAGGCAGATTAAGACAAAGCCGTTCTGGATGCCAGGTCGGAAAGGCCTAGAATAG
- a CDS encoding HugZ family pyridoxamine 5'-phosphate oxidase, which yields MKQPNTEELKERYISFVNSRKSLVISSQDEQGVPFISYAPYIQAGGKLYIYISRISDHYRYVENNAHIHVMLIGDESASPNVFARERARWVCESKNLGNEGYEEIFALFDERFGDKMMGMLRGLDFSLFELTPSSGRYVVGFGQAFEVDLSGERFEHVVVDRKDK from the coding sequence ATATCGTTCGTGAATAGCCGCAAATCGCTTGTAATCAGTTCGCAGGACGAGCAAGGCGTACCATTCATCAGCTACGCGCCGTATATCCAGGCTGGCGGTAAGCTGTACATCTATATTAGCCGCATTTCGGACCATTATCGTTATGTCGAGAACAATGCCCATATTCATGTCATGCTCATAGGCGATGAATCTGCCTCGCCGAATGTGTTTGCCCGTGAGCGTGCGCGGTGGGTGTGCGAGTCGAAGAACCTCGGAAACGAAGGGTACGAGGAGATCTTCGCCTTGTTCGATGAACGGTTCGGGGACAAAATGATGGGCATGCTGCGCGGACTCGACTTCTCGCTGTTCGAGCTGACACCGTCCAGCGGCCGCTATGTCGTCGGATTCGGCCAAGCGTTCGAAGTCGATCTGTCCGGAGAGCGATTCGAGCATGTCGTCGTTGACCGCAAAGATAAATAA
- a CDS encoding peptidoglycan-binding domain-containing protein, which yields MEENYRTQRPRRRNPLASAAKWLGIVVLALTVMVCMPDVGSAIGKGAKGPDVYVIQGMLKSLGSYAGPINGVYNASTVRGVKYYQKTHGLKVTGNVDKRTMKSMVYAYESKKSGAKAQMRAKSKGQAKGLGRGKGAGGGRGAGKGAGQGGGAGGGQGAGQGGGAGGGQGAGQGGGAGGGQGGGQGGGAGGGQGGGFGGGAGGGQGGGQGGGTEGNQGGGFEGGKGGGQGGGVENNQGGGEKGGQEKGGQQGGNGGGNGAGNNAPGNNAPGNNAPGENAPAPDNAEGRGR from the coding sequence ATGGAGGAGAATTACCGCACTCAGCGGCCGAGAAGAAGAAATCCGCTTGCCTCGGCAGCCAAATGGTTAGGAATCGTAGTGCTTGCGCTTACCGTTATGGTGTGCATGCCGGATGTTGGCTCAGCGATTGGTAAAGGCGCTAAAGGGCCAGATGTGTACGTTATCCAAGGGATGTTGAAGTCGCTGGGCAGTTATGCCGGCCCAATTAATGGGGTCTATAATGCGAGTACTGTCCGCGGCGTCAAATATTATCAGAAGACGCATGGTTTGAAGGTGACGGGCAACGTCGACAAGCGCACGATGAAGTCGATGGTTTACGCCTATGAGAGCAAGAAGTCCGGTGCGAAAGCGCAAATGCGCGCGAAGAGCAAAGGACAAGCGAAAGGGCTCGGCCGAGGTAAAGGTGCTGGCGGAGGCCGTGGTGCCGGTAAAGGCGCAGGTCAAGGCGGCGGAGCAGGAGGCGGCCAAGGTGCAGGCCAAGGCGGCGGAGCAGGAGGCGGCCAAGGTGCAGGCCAAGGCGGCGGAGCGGGAGGCGGTCAAGGCGGAGGCCAAGGCGGCGGAGCAGGAGGCGGTCAGGGCGGTGGCTTTGGCGGCGGAGCGGGAGGCGGTCAAGGCGGAGGCCAAGGCGGCGGAACAGAAGGCAACCAAGGCGGTGGCTTTGAAGGTGGTAAAGGCGGAGGCCAAGGTGGCGGTGTAGAAAACAACCAAGGCGGAGGCGAAAAAGGCGGTCAAGAGAAAGGCGGCCAACAAGGCGGCAATGGCGGCGGTAATGGAGCAGGCAATAATGCGCCAGGAAACAACGCACCAGGAAACAATGCGCCAGGTGAAAATGCTCCGGCCCCAGATAATGCTGAAGGCAGAGGACGCTAG
- a CDS encoding alpha/beta fold hydrolase, with protein MGFFVKAEKNVNIYVEDINPEGEKTILFIHGWPLNHNQYEYQYNVLPGVGFRCVGLDWRGYGESDRPFNGYNYDRLADDVRAVVDALQLKDVILVGHSTGGAIAIRYMARHQGHGVCKLVLIDAAAPDSVPKDIANQFITDSLNDRPKMLRDVTDMFFFQYQSGPMTEWFSQLGLVAAGYSTAAIMAMLRDENVASDLSKIHVPTLIIHGTHDKVVPFSQGEKTHSMIANSQFVPFEFSGHGAFIEEHDRLNQLLIKFIGEQ; from the coding sequence ATGGGATTTTTCGTAAAGGCAGAGAAGAATGTAAACATATACGTAGAAGACATTAATCCGGAGGGCGAGAAGACGATTCTGTTCATTCACGGCTGGCCGCTGAACCACAATCAGTACGAGTACCAATACAATGTGCTTCCGGGCGTGGGCTTTCGCTGCGTTGGCTTGGACTGGAGGGGATACGGCGAATCGGATCGGCCATTCAACGGCTATAATTATGACCGGCTGGCGGATGATGTCCGGGCAGTCGTGGATGCGCTGCAGCTGAAAGACGTGATACTCGTCGGGCACTCTACAGGAGGGGCAATCGCCATTCGGTACATGGCTCGGCATCAAGGCCATGGCGTTTGCAAGCTCGTGCTTATCGACGCCGCTGCGCCGGACAGCGTTCCAAAGGACATTGCGAATCAATTTATTACCGATTCGCTGAACGATCGGCCCAAGATGCTCCGGGACGTCACGGATATGTTCTTCTTCCAATACCAAAGCGGACCAATGACCGAGTGGTTCTCCCAGCTTGGGCTTGTCGCTGCGGGCTATTCGACGGCGGCGATTATGGCGATGCTAAGGGATGAGAACGTGGCAAGCGATCTAAGCAAAATCCATGTGCCGACCCTTATCATTCATGGTACTCATGACAAAGTTGTTCCCTTCAGTCAAGGGGAGAAGACGCATAGCATGATTGCAAATTCACAGTTCGTGCCGTTTGAGTTCAGCGGACACGGTGCTTTTATAGAGGAGCATGACAGGCTTAACCAGCTCCTGATCAAGTTTATCGGTGAGCAGTAA